A stretch of the Streptosporangium sp. NBC_01755 genome encodes the following:
- a CDS encoding bifunctional cytidylyltransferase/SDR family oxidoreductase, translated as MAEREPRLRTVGVVLAGGVGRRVGLGTPKQLLEVAGRTILEHTLALFEGAPEIDEVIVLMAPGFTGEVERIVEAGGFAKVTRILEGGQSRPETTWRALRALGSQECDVLLHDAVRPLADRRIIADCVEALRTCSAVEVAIPSSDTIVVISRDPDGEIVRDVPDRSTLRRVQTPQCFRLSVIREAYERAFADPGFGDRPPTDDCGVVLRYLPEVPIHVVPGSERNMKVTHPVDLLIADTLLRLAASEVPSVSAPALREAMAGRTVVVFGAGGSAGAEVAELAGRYGARVFSFPGSSDLSGPLEEVRVEDPGAVADALARAAKETGGIDYVVNAAGAPYPGRLDAVDDTAIAESVNVHHLGPVNVARAALPHLRATGGRLLFHAPSRTESTEGTESTEGAEGAEGYVGDSLSSAAGAAVAGLTRSLAREWASCGVRVNCVVPERGDAPHTVARTSLDVLASDVTGQVVDARP; from the coding sequence TTGGCCGAACGTGAACCGCGTCTTCGAACCGTCGGAGTGGTCCTGGCAGGCGGCGTCGGCCGGCGCGTCGGCCTCGGCACCCCCAAGCAGCTGCTGGAGGTGGCGGGCCGGACGATCCTGGAACACACCCTCGCCCTGTTCGAGGGGGCGCCGGAGATCGACGAGGTCATCGTGCTGATGGCGCCCGGCTTCACCGGGGAGGTGGAGCGGATCGTCGAGGCGGGCGGCTTCGCGAAGGTCACCCGGATCCTGGAGGGCGGCCAGAGCCGCCCGGAGACCACCTGGCGGGCGCTGCGGGCCCTTGGGTCGCAGGAGTGCGACGTGCTGCTGCACGACGCCGTACGCCCGCTGGCGGATCGGAGGATCATCGCCGACTGCGTCGAGGCGCTGAGGACCTGCTCGGCCGTCGAGGTGGCGATCCCGAGCTCCGACACGATCGTGGTCATCTCGCGGGATCCGGATGGGGAGATCGTCCGCGACGTCCCCGACCGTTCCACCCTGCGCCGTGTCCAGACCCCGCAGTGCTTCCGGCTCTCGGTGATCCGCGAGGCGTACGAGCGGGCCTTCGCCGACCCCGGCTTCGGTGACCGGCCGCCCACCGACGACTGCGGCGTGGTGCTGCGCTACCTGCCCGAGGTACCGATCCACGTGGTGCCGGGCAGCGAGCGGAACATGAAGGTCACCCACCCGGTGGATCTCCTCATCGCCGACACGCTCCTGCGGCTCGCCGCGAGCGAGGTTCCCTCCGTCTCGGCCCCCGCCCTGCGCGAGGCGATGGCGGGCAGGACCGTGGTGGTCTTCGGCGCGGGCGGCAGCGCCGGCGCGGAGGTGGCGGAGCTGGCCGGACGGTACGGCGCCCGCGTGTTCTCCTTCCCCGGATCGTCCGATCTCTCCGGGCCACTCGAAGAGGTACGTGTCGAGGACCCCGGCGCCGTGGCCGACGCGCTCGCCCGCGCCGCCAAGGAGACGGGCGGGATCGACTACGTGGTCAACGCCGCGGGCGCCCCGTACCCGGGCAGGCTCGACGCGGTGGACGACACCGCGATCGCCGAGAGCGTGAACGTGCACCACCTGGGCCCGGTCAACGTCGCCAGGGCCGCCCTTCCCCATCTCCGCGCGACCGGGGGCCGCCTGCTGTTCCACGCCCCCTCCCGTACCGAGAGCACTGAGGGTACTGAGAGCACTGAGGGCGCCGAGGGCGCCGAGGGCTACGTGGGTGACAGCCTGAGCTCCGCCGCGGGTGCCGCCGTGGCCGGTCTGACCCGGTCGCTGGCGAGGGAATGGGCCTCCTGCGGGGTACGGGTCAACTGCGTCGTTCCCGAACGGGGCGACGCCCCGCACACCGTGGCCCGTACCTCGCTGGACGTGCTCGCCTCCGATGTCACCGGTCAGGTGGTCGACGCCCGCCCCTGA
- a CDS encoding CDP-alcohol phosphatidyltransferase family protein, whose protein sequence is MPDSHATSQTAAVVLATTEASALRCPGGTLLDRLTGQLATLPVREVHVVARSSDIIHAPGGTHMIGAEGSRGLADDLRRVAKVARSSIGPVLLVAGDLVAHTEALAMLVEHPARDTRALVSDDGRDAPGPSRPPIRIDGRFVVAAGTSFHEVGEACGTFRGALQVGVSDLARLAETAETLAELAEAGGFGPMDGGEAPQLLLVGLVRSGVPVHAAGLGRLHGDRMAEQADVDSAVPRLAEVDEAEARLDGAVKTNDGFFATYGVSSWSRHLVKLAARLGLTPNAITGMSVGLAALAAVWFSAGTRQALIAGAVLLYLSFVLDCVDGQLARYTRAFSPFGAWLDATFDRVKEYAVYVGLAFGYAAGLDATGGGPDGIWGLAVAAMILQLLRHMIDFSYAGARADAGRVGAAWARTPGSLSDPADAGARRPVPLHEPERQAAFAGAEVMRAPGAGQAADTGAEPDTGAEPGAGAEPDIGAEPGAGKGAGDGGGPGAGNAIVRLSRTMEKASPTRWFKKIIVLPIGERMALIAVTAALFNARVTFVALLVWGGIAATYILAGRMGRSLSR, encoded by the coding sequence TTGCCTGACTCTCACGCCACCTCCCAGACGGCCGCGGTCGTGCTCGCCACCACCGAGGCGTCCGCCCTGCGCTGTCCCGGCGGAACACTCCTCGACAGGCTGACCGGTCAGCTTGCCACACTCCCGGTGCGGGAGGTGCACGTGGTGGCCCGCTCCAGCGACATCATCCACGCGCCCGGCGGCACCCACATGATCGGGGCCGAGGGGTCGCGGGGGCTCGCCGACGACCTGCGCCGGGTCGCGAAGGTGGCTCGCTCGTCCATCGGCCCCGTGCTGCTGGTCGCCGGCGACCTGGTGGCGCACACCGAGGCGCTGGCCATGCTCGTGGAGCATCCGGCCCGTGACACCCGCGCGCTGGTGAGCGACGACGGCAGGGACGCGCCGGGGCCGTCACGCCCGCCGATCAGGATCGACGGCAGGTTCGTGGTGGCCGCGGGCACCTCCTTTCACGAGGTGGGCGAGGCGTGCGGCACCTTCAGGGGCGCGCTCCAGGTGGGCGTGTCCGACCTGGCCCGCCTCGCCGAGACCGCCGAGACGCTCGCCGAGCTCGCCGAGGCGGGCGGCTTCGGCCCGATGGACGGCGGCGAGGCCCCGCAGCTGCTCCTGGTCGGCCTGGTCCGCTCCGGTGTCCCGGTGCACGCGGCCGGGCTCGGCCGGCTCCACGGCGACCGGATGGCCGAGCAGGCGGACGTCGACTCGGCGGTGCCGAGGCTGGCGGAGGTCGACGAGGCCGAGGCCAGGCTGGACGGCGCGGTCAAGACCAACGACGGCTTCTTCGCCACGTACGGGGTGAGCTCCTGGTCCAGGCACCTCGTGAAGCTCGCCGCCAGGCTCGGTCTGACGCCGAACGCGATCACCGGGATGTCCGTCGGCCTGGCCGCGCTCGCCGCGGTCTGGTTCTCCGCGGGCACCCGGCAGGCACTGATCGCCGGGGCGGTCCTGCTCTACCTGTCGTTCGTGCTCGACTGCGTCGACGGCCAGCTCGCCCGCTACACCCGCGCCTTCTCGCCGTTCGGGGCGTGGCTGGACGCCACCTTCGACCGGGTCAAGGAGTACGCCGTCTACGTGGGCCTCGCCTTCGGGTACGCGGCCGGGCTGGACGCCACCGGCGGCGGGCCCGACGGCATCTGGGGGCTCGCGGTGGCCGCGATGATCCTGCAGCTGCTCCGCCACATGATCGATTTCTCGTACGCGGGGGCGCGTGCCGACGCCGGCCGGGTGGGCGCGGCCTGGGCCAGGACGCCGGGCTCGCTGAGCGACCCGGCCGACGCCGGCGCCAGGCGGCCGGTGCCGCTCCACGAGCCGGAACGGCAGGCCGCGTTCGCGGGTGCCGAGGTGATGCGTGCGCCCGGGGCCGGGCAGGCCGCGGATACCGGGGCTGAGCCGGATACCGGGGCTGAGCCGGGTGCCGGGGCTGAGCCGGATATCGGGGCTGAGCCGGGTGCCGGGAAAGGGGCCGGGGACGGCGGCGGGCCGGGTGCGGGCAATGCGATCGTGCGGCTCTCGCGGACCATGGAGAAGGCGTCCCCGACCCGCTGGTTCAAAAAGATCATCGTGCTGCCCATCGGGGAACGGATGGCCCTGATCGCGGTGACCGCCGCCCTCTTCAACGCCAGGGTGACCTTCGTCGCGCTGCTGGTCTGGGGCGGGATCGCCGCGACCTACATCCTCGCCGGCCGGATGGGCAGGTCGCTGAGCCGGTGA
- a CDS encoding DUF5941 domain-containing protein, which yields MVSVHMTPVPRSAVVAYRDDGVPSRAMGALVAGQLPPLPPAIVGMFVTGVLLLVGVAGTDGLAVFAPAVALLLAGPGSSHPHDGRLDWLVPPILRLTEYGFVASVGFAHDVPPWLILVLLGAMAFHHYDVVYRLRQRVYPPAWLATSGLGWDGRMLLVALGGLAGQVTLVFVLLSLYLWCLFGWESITCWLAAPRLGVDAADLGAHD from the coding sequence ATGGTTTCTGTGCATATGACGCCGGTGCCGCGTAGCGCCGTGGTCGCCTACCGGGACGACGGGGTGCCATCGAGGGCCATGGGCGCGCTGGTCGCCGGGCAACTCCCGCCGCTGCCGCCCGCGATCGTCGGGATGTTCGTGACCGGAGTGCTGCTGCTGGTCGGCGTGGCCGGCACCGACGGGCTGGCGGTGTTCGCCCCCGCGGTGGCGCTGCTGCTCGCCGGTCCGGGCAGCTCCCACCCGCACGACGGCCGGCTCGACTGGCTGGTGCCGCCGATCCTGCGCCTCACCGAGTACGGCTTCGTGGCCTCGGTGGGCTTCGCGCACGACGTGCCGCCGTGGCTGATCCTCGTGCTGCTCGGCGCGATGGCCTTCCACCACTACGACGTCGTCTACCGCCTCCGGCAGCGGGTCTACCCGCCGGCCTGGCTGGCCACATCCGGCCTCGGCTGGGACGGCAGGATGCTGCTGGTCGCCCTCGGCGGCCTCGCCGGGCAGGTCACGCTGGTGTTCGTGCTGCTCTCGCTGTACCTGTGGTGCCTCTTCGGCTGGGAGAGCATCACCTGCTGGCTGGCGGCCCCGAGGCTCGGGGTGGACGCGGCCGACCTCGGCGCACACGATTGA